From Brochothrix thermosphacta DSM 20171 = FSL F6-1036, a single genomic window includes:
- a CDS encoding UDP-N-acetylmuramoyl-tripeptide--D-alanyl-D-alanine ligase: protein MIKETVQTVARWVDGIVEGDNSIEITGISFDTRKINKGNLFIPFVGERDGHAYIEDAREKGTYASFWQADSTVEKPTGLALIIVEDTLVALQKLAKSYLEKINPKVVGITGSNGKTTTKDMMASVLETTFKVHKTQGNYNNHIGVPYTILSMPLDTEVAVLEMGMNHAGEIAILTAIAQPDIAVITNIGEAHLEYLKSRGGIADAKLEIAEGLSADGLLIYPDDPLLKERLVGEAVFQRESFGESENNTVYPTSIETSMDSTDFTTSLTDKIKFHVPIVGEHNVYNALAVFLTARRLGVSVANIQKGLYEIGRTSDRLEWIAGRNGIQMLSDVYNSSPTALKAVLKTFEHIKTNRRKIIVLADMLELGAQSPMLHAGIADSLTDEIDEVFAYGPYMSYFTEAAKSVLSAEKVHYFTDLNKLTEALEASVSGDEMILFKGSNSMRLNNVVAHLAK from the coding sequence ATGATTAAAGAAACAGTACAAACAGTTGCACGTTGGGTTGATGGTATCGTTGAAGGTGACAACTCAATTGAGATTACAGGTATTTCATTTGATACTAGAAAGATTAATAAAGGGAACTTATTTATACCATTCGTAGGTGAGCGTGATGGCCATGCTTATATTGAAGATGCTCGTGAAAAAGGGACATACGCTTCCTTTTGGCAAGCGGATTCGACTGTTGAAAAACCGACAGGATTAGCACTGATAATTGTAGAAGATACATTGGTCGCATTGCAAAAATTGGCGAAAAGTTATCTTGAAAAAATCAATCCAAAAGTTGTTGGCATTACAGGAAGTAATGGTAAAACAACAACAAAAGACATGATGGCAAGCGTGCTTGAAACAACATTCAAAGTACATAAAACACAAGGGAATTACAACAATCATATCGGGGTGCCGTATACTATTTTAAGCATGCCGCTTGATACTGAAGTTGCCGTTTTAGAGATGGGTATGAATCATGCAGGTGAAATTGCCATTTTAACTGCAATTGCACAGCCCGATATAGCGGTCATTACAAATATTGGTGAAGCACATCTTGAGTACTTAAAATCACGTGGAGGAATTGCGGACGCAAAGCTAGAAATAGCAGAAGGTTTGTCTGCTGATGGTTTATTAATTTATCCAGATGATCCATTATTAAAGGAACGACTTGTTGGTGAAGCTGTTTTTCAACGTGAAAGTTTTGGTGAATCGGAGAACAATACTGTTTATCCGACGAGTATTGAAACGTCAATGGATTCTACTGATTTCACAACATCTCTAACCGACAAAATTAAATTTCATGTGCCGATTGTTGGCGAACATAATGTGTATAACGCACTCGCGGTTTTTTTAACAGCGCGCCGCTTAGGTGTATCTGTCGCTAATATTCAAAAAGGTTTATATGAAATTGGCCGTACCTCTGATCGCTTGGAATGGATAGCGGGCAGAAATGGCATCCAAATGTTAAGTGATGTTTATAATTCAAGTCCTACAGCTTTAAAAGCTGTGTTGAAAACATTCGAACACATCAAAACAAATCGTCGCAAAATTATTGTACTAGCCGATATGTTGGAGTTAGGTGCACAGTCACCAATGTTACATGCGGGTATTGCGGATTCTTTAACTGATGAGATTGATGAAGTGTTTGCATATGGTCCTTATATGTCTTATTTTACAGAAGCAGCTAAATCTGTATTATCAGCAGAAAAAGTACATTACTTTACTGACTTAAACAAATTGACAGAAGCTTTAGAAGCTAGTGTCAGTGGTGATGAAATGATTCTATTTAAAGGCTCAAATTCGATGAGATTAAATAATGTCGTTGCCCACTTAGCCAAATAA
- a CDS encoding iron-containing alcohol dehydrogenase has translation MLMNLNPRPAPQEYLCREGAYDTLPEKLAERFIKKAILVHGTKSMAVAQPFLPIFDDIVIIPIAFNGECSEEEIQRLVSLCASEQADAIIGLGGGKIMDTAKAAAYRSGALPVILLPTMASNCAAWTPLSVLYTPSGNSTGFEVYPQQISLLLIEPRVIINSPIPFFIAGIADTLAKWYEADAILSQINEPSLALDFCRYAAQICHDIPLAFR, from the coding sequence ATGTTAATGAATCTAAATCCAAGACCGGCACCACAAGAGTATCTTTGTAGAGAAGGTGCCTACGACACACTCCCAGAAAAATTAGCTGAACGTTTTATAAAAAAAGCTATTTTAGTGCACGGCACAAAATCAATGGCTGTAGCTCAACCCTTTCTTCCAATATTTGATGATATTGTTATTATACCCATCGCATTTAATGGGGAATGTTCAGAAGAAGAAATACAACGCTTGGTTAGTTTATGTGCATCTGAACAAGCTGATGCAATCATCGGATTGGGTGGGGGCAAAATTATGGATACGGCTAAGGCTGCGGCTTACCGTTCTGGTGCACTCCCAGTTATTCTACTGCCTACAATGGCGAGCAACTGTGCTGCTTGGACACCGCTCAGTGTTCTTTATACACCTAGTGGTAATTCAACTGGTTTTGAGGTCTATCCTCAGCAGATATCGCTATTATTGATTGAACCACGAGTGATTATTAATTCTCCCATTCCCTTTTTTATCGCTGGCATTGCTGATACACTTGCAAAATGGTACGAAGCTGATGCGATATTATCGCAAATTAACGAACCAAGTTTAGCCCTTGATTTTTGTCGTTATGCCGCACAGATTTGTCATGATATCCCCCTTGCTTTTAGGTGA
- a CDS encoding DEAD/DEAH box helicase: protein MDQTNWPSEWQDKWKALGYNEPTEIQIKSYEPLMTGTDVVAQAPTGTGKTLAYALGHLSRVTNEKKCQWLILAPSQELVVQIADVIRPFLINGVTMTTLGGGANIKRQLEKLKKKPQVLVGTPGRVEELIKQKKLKMHEIKYITIDEADVLLTEEHEETTRFICQSANRDRQISLFSATTSERLDNFFDKVESSQQIEVVAGEAKMPTTIDHIYIQVNPRDKVKTLYRLAQVENMRAIVFVNTIGRLNTVYEKLNHDGVKISALHGDLSKLQRQESVRDFKKGETSLLLATDVAARGIDLPNLPAIIQFDMAQSLTQYVHRSGRTGRMGEQGAAISLVTDREARELKQMVKENDVKMIEQIVKFGHLIDPQKTK, encoded by the coding sequence ATGGATCAAACAAACTGGCCGTCAGAATGGCAAGATAAATGGAAAGCGTTAGGATATAACGAACCTACAGAAATACAAATAAAAAGTTACGAACCATTAATGACAGGAACTGATGTTGTAGCACAAGCTCCTACAGGAACTGGTAAAACATTGGCTTATGCTTTAGGGCACTTGAGTCGTGTTACTAATGAGAAAAAATGCCAATGGCTTATTCTTGCACCTTCGCAAGAACTTGTTGTCCAAATTGCAGATGTTATTCGTCCATTTTTAATTAATGGTGTAACAATGACAACTTTGGGTGGAGGCGCAAACATTAAGCGTCAATTAGAGAAATTAAAGAAAAAACCACAGGTACTTGTTGGAACTCCAGGTCGCGTGGAAGAATTAATCAAACAAAAAAAATTAAAAATGCATGAAATAAAATATATTACCATTGATGAAGCGGATGTTTTACTGACAGAAGAACATGAAGAAACAACACGTTTTATTTGTCAATCAGCAAATAGAGATCGTCAAATCAGTTTGTTTTCTGCGACAACTTCAGAGCGATTGGATAACTTTTTCGATAAAGTTGAAAGTAGTCAACAAATTGAAGTGGTAGCAGGCGAAGCTAAAATGCCTACCACAATTGATCATATCTATATTCAAGTTAATCCACGTGATAAGGTAAAAACACTTTATCGTTTGGCGCAAGTAGAAAACATGCGAGCAATCGTGTTTGTAAATACAATTGGTCGTTTAAACACTGTATATGAAAAATTAAACCACGATGGTGTTAAAATTTCTGCATTACATGGCGATTTATCCAAATTACAACGTCAAGAATCAGTTCGTGATTTTAAAAAGGGTGAAACTTCTTTATTATTAGCAACTGATGTTGCTGCTCGAGGGATTGATTTACCGAATTTACCAGCAATTATTCAATTTGATATGGCGCAAAGTTTGACGCAATATGTTCATCGCAGTGGCCGTACTGGTCGAATGGGCGAACAAGGTGCGGCAATCAGTCTTGTGACTGACCGAGAAGCGCGCGAATTGAAACAGATGGTAAAAGAAAATGATGTTAAAATGATCGAGCAAATTGTTAAATTTGGACATCTAATTGACCCTCAAAAAACGAAATAA
- a CDS encoding iron-containing alcohol dehydrogenase has product MRNKQPTYTWIKVMETNIMAGGLVGGFGDEYGRTAAAHPIHDALTLRAETHQFLHGVKVAYGVLVQLAMEGKWDEIDRLSTFYNTFNLPRCLADLNLNHLTDNELLIIANRACEPGESIHFLPGEVTPQLVVSAIRNLEKHIY; this is encoded by the coding sequence ATGCGTAATAAACAGCCTACCTACACTTGGATCAAAGTGATGGAAACCAATATAATGGCCGGTGGCCTTGTTGGTGGTTTTGGAGACGAGTACGGTCGCACCGCAGCTGCCCATCCAATCCACGATGCACTTACTTTGCGAGCAGAAACACATCAGTTCTTACATGGCGTAAAAGTAGCCTATGGCGTTCTTGTTCAATTAGCAATGGAAGGTAAATGGGATGAAATCGATCGTCTTTCCACTTTTTATAACACTTTCAACTTACCGCGTTGTTTAGCTGATTTAAATCTCAATCATTTAACAGACAACGAGTTGCTTATTATTGCAAATAGAGCATGCGAACCTGGTGAAAGCATTCATTTCCTACCAGGAGAAGTAACGCCTCAACTTGTGGTATCAGCGATTCGTAATTTAGAAAAACATATCTATTAA
- a CDS encoding LysR family transcriptional regulator, whose protein sequence is MELRQLLYFVEVAKHEHMTKASEQLHVAQSAISRQITNLEDELGVELFNRMGRNLHLSKIGNLYLSQVKIALNELKKAENIVSEYANPEIGTVKIGFPTSLATNLLPTLISSFREKYPNINYEFVEGSNKELNENLLSGNLDLTFFSPLPIKSNFIDTFTFFNEKLKLVIPNNHHLAQKKQVNLVDLKNEKFIFFPETFSLFTDITSACESVGFQPEIIFQSADLHTINGLVEAGLGVAILPEIILADNNPKDSHIIDITNPALSRTVGIGYTLQRRLSPSEQLFKDFLISYFNVDIEVAN, encoded by the coding sequence TTGGAATTACGGCAACTATTGTACTTTGTCGAAGTAGCAAAACACGAACATATGACAAAGGCTTCTGAACAACTACACGTCGCTCAATCAGCCATCAGTCGTCAAATTACAAATCTAGAGGATGAGCTTGGTGTTGAGTTATTTAATCGCATGGGCCGCAATCTACATCTTTCTAAAATTGGAAACCTCTATCTATCACAAGTGAAAATTGCATTAAATGAACTTAAGAAAGCTGAGAATATCGTTTCAGAATATGCTAATCCTGAAATTGGTACTGTTAAAATTGGCTTTCCTACTTCGTTAGCAACAAATTTATTACCTACACTCATCTCATCATTTCGTGAAAAATATCCGAATATTAATTATGAATTTGTGGAAGGTTCTAATAAAGAACTCAACGAAAATTTATTGAGTGGCAATTTAGATTTAACATTTTTTTCTCCTTTACCGATAAAATCAAACTTCATTGATACTTTCACTTTTTTTAATGAGAAATTAAAACTTGTCATTCCAAACAATCACCACTTAGCTCAAAAAAAACAAGTAAACCTGGTTGATTTAAAAAATGAAAAATTCATTTTTTTTCCTGAAACTTTTTCATTATTCACTGATATTACATCTGCTTGTGAGAGTGTTGGTTTCCAACCTGAAATAATTTTCCAAAGTGCTGACCTACATACAATCAACGGCTTAGTCGAAGCTGGTTTAGGCGTTGCCATCTTGCCTGAAATTATTTTAGCTGATAACAACCCAAAAGATTCTCACATTATTGATATAACCAATCCTGCACTCTCACGTACCGTTGGTATTGGCTATACATTACAACGACGATTATCGCCGAGTGAACAACTGTTTAAAGATTTTTTAATTTCTTATTTTAATGTAGATATTGAGGTGGCTAACTAA